A stretch of Microbacterium sp. 4R-513 DNA encodes these proteins:
- a CDS encoding CYTH domain-containing protein, giving the protein MAGSSETPKDGPSSSLEVELKFDVDDATPLPDWTGLPGITSVSDPEPRDLDARYFDTDDLALAHAGYALRRRSGGPDAGWHIKGPREEGGGRTEQHWPLTGDETLPAAVHEAVRSAVPQATDASLSPLARIRNARTAYHLRDAEGGVVAEFVDDHVVATDERRGGGAEQAWREWELELGPAAPTDPDEIAAFFAAAERVMTAAGARPAASDSKLARTLGH; this is encoded by the coding sequence GTGGCCGGTTCGAGCGAGACCCCGAAAGACGGTCCGTCGAGCTCGCTCGAGGTCGAGCTGAAGTTCGACGTCGACGACGCGACGCCCCTGCCTGACTGGACGGGGCTTCCCGGAATCACGTCGGTCTCCGACCCCGAGCCGCGCGACCTCGACGCCCGGTACTTCGACACCGACGACCTCGCCCTTGCGCACGCCGGCTACGCGCTGCGCCGACGCTCCGGCGGTCCCGACGCGGGGTGGCACATCAAGGGCCCGCGTGAGGAGGGCGGTGGCCGCACCGAGCAGCACTGGCCGCTCACCGGCGACGAAACGCTGCCCGCGGCGGTGCACGAGGCCGTCCGCTCCGCCGTGCCTCAGGCGACGGATGCCTCGCTCTCCCCGCTCGCCCGCATCCGCAACGCCCGCACGGCGTACCACCTGCGCGATGCCGAGGGCGGCGTCGTCGCGGAGTTCGTCGACGATCATGTCGTCGCGACCGACGAGCGCCGCGGCGGGGGAGCGGAGCAGGCATGGCGTGAGTGGGAGCTGGAGCTCGGCCCCGCAGCGCCCACCGATCCCGACGAGATCGCCGCGTTCTTCGCGGCTGCCGAGCGCGTTATGACGGCCGCGGGCGCGCGGCCCGCGGCATCCGATTCCAAACTCGCCCGCACCCTCGGGCACTGA
- a CDS encoding response regulator, translated as MAIARLHGGPLDGQILPLEQPELDSLIVPYGEGQIVYRRDGEVEHTGTDDGPTEAAFWFVEATDDIGNSADD; from the coding sequence ATGGCCATCGCACGACTTCACGGGGGCCCGCTCGACGGGCAGATCCTTCCTCTCGAGCAGCCCGAACTCGACTCGCTCATCGTCCCCTACGGCGAGGGCCAGATCGTCTACCGCCGCGACGGCGAGGTCGAGCACACCGGCACCGACGACGGCCCGACCGAGGCCGCGTTCTGGTTCGTCGAGGCGACCGACGACATCGGCAACTCCGCCGACGACTGA
- a CDS encoding CoA-acylating methylmalonate-semialdehyde dehydrogenase, which translates to MSTSTIEKSPAEASGTLPTIPHYVAGERVSPTGDDVRFGRVFNPATGAQTAEVAFASADFLHEVAAKAKAAQPGWRETGLAKRSAVMFRLREIISSRAEELARVITAEHGKTVADALGEVARGLENVEFCTGLMHHLKGEYSEQVAGGVDVHQVRQPLGVVACITPFNFPAMVPLWMVTTAIAAGNAVILKPSERDPSAAVWLAEAFREAGLPDGIFNVVHGDKETVDAILDDPIIRAVSFVGSTPIAKYIYTRAAANGKRVQALGGAKNHMIVMPDADLDAAADAAVSAAYGSAGERCMAVSVVVAVGDVADGLISKVSDRIGGLVIGDGTDPKSEMGPLITREARERVAGFVEGASGEGAKVVVDGRDHKFEGEGFFIGASLVDDVKPGMRVYDEEIFGPVLSVVRVANYDEAVELINSNRYANGTAVFTRDGKTARQFEFDIEVGMVGINVPIPVPVGSFSFGGWKDSLFGDTHMYGPEAFNFYTRRKVVTTRWPEPSESQISLGFPTH; encoded by the coding sequence ATGAGCACCTCCACGATCGAGAAGTCGCCGGCCGAGGCATCCGGCACCCTCCCGACGATCCCGCACTACGTCGCCGGCGAGCGCGTCTCGCCCACGGGCGACGACGTCCGCTTCGGCCGCGTCTTCAACCCGGCGACCGGCGCGCAGACGGCCGAGGTGGCGTTCGCGAGTGCCGACTTCCTGCACGAGGTCGCCGCGAAGGCGAAGGCTGCGCAGCCGGGGTGGCGCGAGACGGGCCTCGCCAAGCGCAGCGCGGTCATGTTCCGGCTGCGCGAGATCATCAGCTCCCGCGCCGAGGAGCTCGCCCGCGTCATCACCGCCGAGCACGGCAAGACCGTCGCTGATGCGCTGGGCGAGGTCGCGCGCGGCCTCGAGAACGTCGAGTTCTGCACCGGCCTGATGCACCACCTCAAGGGTGAGTACTCCGAGCAGGTCGCGGGCGGTGTGGACGTGCACCAGGTGCGTCAGCCGCTCGGCGTCGTCGCGTGCATCACCCCGTTCAACTTCCCCGCGATGGTGCCTCTCTGGATGGTCACGACGGCGATCGCCGCGGGCAACGCGGTGATCCTCAAGCCGTCCGAGCGCGACCCCTCCGCCGCCGTATGGCTCGCCGAGGCGTTCCGTGAGGCGGGGCTCCCCGACGGGATCTTCAACGTCGTGCACGGCGACAAGGAGACGGTGGATGCGATCCTCGACGACCCGATCATCCGCGCCGTGTCGTTCGTCGGCTCGACGCCGATCGCGAAGTACATCTACACGCGTGCGGCGGCCAACGGCAAGCGCGTCCAGGCGCTGGGCGGCGCGAAGAACCACATGATCGTCATGCCGGATGCCGACCTGGATGCCGCAGCGGACGCCGCCGTCTCGGCCGCCTACGGCTCGGCGGGGGAGCGCTGCATGGCCGTCTCGGTCGTCGTCGCCGTCGGCGACGTCGCGGACGGGCTGATCTCCAAGGTGAGCGACCGCATCGGCGGCCTCGTCATCGGCGACGGCACCGACCCGAAGTCCGAGATGGGCCCGCTCATCACGCGCGAGGCGCGGGAGCGCGTCGCCGGCTTCGTCGAGGGCGCCTCCGGCGAGGGCGCGAAGGTCGTCGTCGACGGGCGCGACCACAAGTTCGAGGGCGAAGGGTTCTTCATCGGCGCCTCGCTGGTCGACGACGTCAAGCCCGGCATGCGCGTGTACGACGAGGAGATCTTCGGCCCGGTGCTGTCGGTCGTCCGCGTCGCGAACTACGACGAGGCCGTCGAGCTCATCAACTCCAACCGCTACGCGAACGGCACCGCCGTCTTCACCCGCGACGGCAAGACCGCTCGCCAGTTCGAGTTCGACATCGAGGTGGGCATGGTGGGCATCAACGTGCCGATCCCCGTGCCGGTCGGGTCGTTCTCGTTCGGCGGCTGGAAGGACTCGCTCTTCGGCGACACGCACATGTACGGCCCGGAGGCCTTCAACTTCTACACGCGCCGTAAGGTCGTCACGACGCGCTGGCCCGAGCCGAGCGAGAGCCAGATCAGCCTCGGCTTCCCGACGCACTGA
- a CDS encoding NAD(P)-binding domain-containing protein: MSTIAWIGLGHMGAPMTGHLVAAGHTVRGFDINPAAAAAAEARGVTLAGSIAEALEGADACFTSLPMPQHVRGVYEGPDGIWANAATGTILLDTSTVDIETSRWCHAESEARGFVFVDSPISGGTAGAEAHSLTFMLGGRPEDVERAKEFIGPMAGSIVACGGPTSGIAAKLVNNMMLFIGVMAVAEGSQLAEQLGLDQQTFWQVANASSGGSWPQRVWYPVPGVVETSAANRNFDATFSVDLARKDCALAVQAGETTGVHLPAAQLALSQLVQLAEEGLGGKDCTLVTRLATPDGTLRGYDPSLDRVAASA, translated from the coding sequence ATGTCCACGATCGCCTGGATCGGACTCGGCCACATGGGCGCGCCCATGACGGGGCACCTCGTCGCCGCTGGCCACACTGTCCGCGGGTTCGACATCAACCCGGCCGCCGCAGCCGCCGCCGAAGCCCGCGGCGTGACGCTCGCCGGCTCCATCGCCGAAGCGCTCGAGGGCGCGGACGCGTGCTTCACATCGCTCCCGATGCCGCAGCATGTGCGCGGCGTCTACGAGGGACCGGACGGCATCTGGGCGAACGCCGCCACAGGAACGATCCTCCTCGACACGTCGACGGTCGACATCGAGACATCGCGCTGGTGCCACGCCGAGTCGGAGGCGCGGGGCTTCGTGTTCGTCGACTCGCCGATCTCGGGCGGCACGGCCGGTGCCGAGGCGCACTCGCTCACCTTCATGCTCGGCGGACGCCCCGAAGACGTCGAGCGGGCGAAGGAGTTCATCGGGCCGATGGCGGGGTCGATCGTCGCGTGCGGCGGCCCGACGAGCGGCATCGCGGCGAAGCTCGTCAACAACATGATGCTGTTCATCGGCGTCATGGCCGTCGCCGAGGGATCGCAGCTCGCCGAGCAGCTCGGCCTCGACCAGCAGACGTTCTGGCAGGTCGCGAACGCGTCCTCGGGCGGCTCCTGGCCGCAGCGCGTCTGGTATCCCGTTCCCGGCGTCGTCGAGACGTCAGCCGCGAACCGGAACTTCGACGCGACGTTCTCGGTCGACCTCGCGCGCAAGGACTGCGCCCTCGCGGTGCAGGCCGGCGAGACGACCGGCGTGCACCTCCCCGCAGCGCAGCTCGCGCTCTCTCAGCTCGTGCAGCTCGCCGAGGAGGGCCTCGGCGGGAAGGACTGCACCCTCGTGACCCGGCTCGCTACGCCCGACGGCACGCTCCGCGGCTACGACCCCTCGCTCGACCGCGTCGCGGCGAGCGCCTGA
- a CDS encoding LysR family transcriptional regulator: MTAATREPQLDALMTFLAAARLGRYTAAAEVLGVNHSTVSRRIASLEDAMGGRVLVRTASGWEVTELGRRALAVAERIEASVRELSGDAAAVQGMVRIAAPDAFTSVFLVPAMARLQAQHPALAVELIAATQRVRQNRSGVDLEIVVGRPQVHRAFATPVCAYSLRLYATPAYLERAGTPASVADLARHPLVYYIESSLQVDDLDHAVQSLPASPASIRSTSVFAHVEATAAGAGVGLLPDFLADADPRLVRVLDGAFAHPLRYWAVTRDEGPRNPVVAEALEAIRAHIAAVPVRP; this comes from the coding sequence GTGACCGCCGCGACCCGCGAGCCTCAACTCGACGCCCTCATGACCTTCCTCGCCGCGGCCCGGCTCGGCCGCTATACGGCTGCCGCCGAGGTGCTCGGCGTCAACCACTCGACCGTCTCGCGGAGGATCGCCTCGCTCGAGGACGCGATGGGCGGCCGCGTGCTCGTGCGCACGGCGTCGGGATGGGAGGTGACCGAGCTCGGACGGCGCGCACTCGCCGTCGCGGAGCGGATCGAGGCATCCGTCCGCGAACTCTCCGGGGACGCCGCCGCTGTACAAGGGATGGTGCGCATCGCGGCTCCGGATGCCTTCACGTCGGTGTTCCTCGTACCGGCGATGGCACGGCTGCAGGCGCAGCACCCCGCCCTCGCCGTCGAGCTCATCGCCGCGACACAGCGCGTCCGCCAGAACCGATCCGGCGTCGACCTCGAGATCGTCGTCGGTCGCCCGCAGGTCCACCGCGCCTTCGCGACCCCCGTGTGCGCCTACTCGCTCCGGCTCTATGCGACGCCGGCGTATCTGGAGCGAGCCGGGACCCCGGCATCCGTCGCCGACCTCGCACGCCACCCGCTCGTCTACTACATCGAGTCGTCGCTCCAGGTCGACGACCTCGACCACGCCGTGCAGTCGCTGCCCGCCTCGCCCGCGTCCATCCGGTCGACGAGCGTCTTCGCGCACGTCGAGGCGACGGCGGCCGGCGCGGGCGTCGGACTCCTCCCCGACTTCCTCGCCGACGCAGACCCGCGCCTCGTGCGCGTGCTCGACGGAGCGTTCGCGCATCCGCTGCGCTACTGGGCCGTGACGCGCGACGAAGGCCCCCGCAACCCCGTGGTGGCCGAGGCGCTCGAAGCCATCCGCGCGCACATCGCGGCCGTGCCGGTCCGGCCCTGA
- a CDS encoding glycogen/starch/alpha-glucan phosphorylase yields the protein MTSPPVTVDGFVRQFLVNLNFDIGVPLSKSSTNDQYLALAVTVRDYLMARWLDDQQRQREVQAKGVCYLSAEYLLGRQLDNNLLASRLTDIAKDALQQCGISLDALRELEVEPGLGNGGLGRLAACFIDSLATLGVPSIGYGIRYEYGIFRQTFVDGQQVEQPDAWLTLGSPWEFPHPEAAQLIAFGGHTETYDDDGVERSRWIPGWNVQAVPYNYMVPGYHNGRVNTLRLWSAVATDAFDLRIFNSGDYEEAVRAQTFAENISKVLYPEDSTPQGKELRLQQQYFFVAASIGDFLDNVLPADYDVTKLSDRVIFQLNDTHPVIAVPELMRVLVDERKLEWDAAWEITQQCFAYTCHTLLPEALEVWSVDLLGRLLPRHLEIIYRINDEFLEAVRERFGDDELRIRAMSIIGEHPFRSVRMAYLATVAGAKVNGVAELHSQLLRDKVLPDFDEFFPGKFTNVTNGVTPRRFIRLANPSLADLITEALGAGWTVDLERLRGLEAFAADPEFRERFAAVKYANKQRLAEVLHERDGLALGDGHMIDVMVKRLHEYKRQMLKVLHIVTEYEKVVSGKVAASDITPRTFIFGAKAAPGYVMAKRIIHLINAVGEVVNADPRVEGRLKVLFPPNYNVTLAERVIPAADLSEQISLAGKEASGTGNMKFALNGALTIGTDDGANVEIRELVGDDNFFLFGMSEPEVEALWAKGYHPTEFYQGDDNLRGAMDLIASGAFSGGDRSVFEPIVSNLLYDDRFMVLADYSSYIEAQAKVDAAYADQDAWTRSAILNVARTGFFSSDRSIRDYIDRIWHTPPVL from the coding sequence GTGACTTCGCCCCCCGTGACGGTCGACGGCTTCGTCCGCCAGTTCCTCGTGAACCTCAACTTCGACATCGGCGTGCCGCTGTCGAAGTCGAGCACGAACGACCAGTACCTCGCGCTCGCCGTGACGGTGCGCGACTACCTCATGGCGCGCTGGCTCGACGATCAGCAGCGCCAGCGCGAGGTGCAGGCGAAGGGCGTGTGCTACCTGTCCGCCGAGTACCTGCTCGGCCGTCAGCTCGACAACAACCTCCTCGCCTCGCGCCTGACCGACATCGCGAAGGACGCGCTGCAGCAGTGCGGCATCAGCCTCGACGCCCTGCGCGAGCTCGAGGTCGAGCCGGGTCTCGGCAACGGCGGCCTGGGCCGCCTCGCCGCGTGCTTCATCGACTCGCTGGCGACGCTCGGGGTGCCGAGCATCGGCTACGGCATCCGCTACGAGTACGGAATCTTCCGGCAGACCTTCGTGGACGGTCAGCAGGTCGAGCAGCCCGACGCGTGGCTCACGCTCGGCTCGCCGTGGGAGTTCCCGCACCCCGAGGCCGCGCAGCTGATCGCGTTCGGCGGTCACACCGAGACCTACGACGACGACGGCGTCGAGCGCAGCCGCTGGATCCCGGGCTGGAACGTGCAGGCCGTGCCCTACAACTACATGGTCCCCGGCTACCACAACGGGCGGGTCAACACCCTGCGCCTGTGGAGCGCTGTCGCGACGGATGCCTTCGACCTGCGCATCTTCAACTCCGGCGACTACGAAGAGGCCGTCCGCGCCCAGACCTTCGCCGAGAACATCTCGAAGGTGCTCTACCCCGAGGACTCCACCCCTCAGGGCAAGGAGCTGCGCCTGCAGCAGCAGTACTTCTTCGTCGCGGCGTCGATCGGCGACTTCCTCGACAACGTTCTGCCGGCCGACTACGACGTGACGAAGCTCTCCGACCGCGTGATCTTCCAGCTGAACGACACGCACCCGGTCATCGCGGTGCCCGAACTCATGCGCGTCCTCGTCGACGAGCGCAAGCTGGAATGGGATGCCGCGTGGGAGATCACGCAGCAGTGCTTCGCGTACACGTGCCACACCCTGCTTCCCGAGGCCCTCGAGGTGTGGTCCGTCGACCTGCTCGGCCGGCTGCTCCCGCGGCACCTCGAGATCATCTACCGCATCAACGACGAGTTCCTCGAGGCGGTGCGCGAGCGGTTCGGCGACGACGAGCTGCGCATCCGCGCGATGTCGATCATCGGCGAGCACCCGTTCCGCTCCGTGCGGATGGCCTACCTCGCGACGGTCGCGGGCGCGAAGGTGAACGGCGTCGCGGAGCTGCACTCCCAGCTGCTGCGCGACAAGGTCCTGCCCGACTTCGACGAGTTCTTCCCGGGCAAGTTCACCAACGTCACGAACGGCGTGACGCCGCGCCGCTTCATCCGGCTCGCCAACCCGAGCCTCGCCGACCTCATCACCGAGGCCCTCGGCGCCGGCTGGACCGTCGATCTCGAGCGCCTCCGCGGCCTCGAGGCCTTCGCCGCCGACCCCGAGTTCCGCGAGCGGTTCGCCGCGGTGAAGTACGCCAACAAGCAGCGGCTCGCCGAGGTGCTCCACGAGCGTGACGGGCTCGCCCTCGGCGACGGCCACATGATCGACGTGATGGTCAAGCGGCTGCACGAGTACAAGCGCCAGATGCTGAAGGTGCTGCACATCGTGACGGAGTACGAGAAGGTCGTCTCGGGCAAGGTCGCGGCATCCGACATCACTCCCCGCACGTTCATCTTCGGCGCCAAGGCCGCCCCCGGCTACGTCATGGCCAAGCGGATCATCCACCTCATCAACGCGGTCGGCGAGGTCGTGAACGCCGACCCGCGCGTCGAGGGGCGCCTCAAGGTGCTGTTCCCGCCCAACTACAACGTCACCCTCGCGGAGCGCGTCATCCCGGCCGCCGACCTGTCCGAGCAGATCTCGCTCGCCGGCAAGGAGGCCTCGGGCACGGGCAACATGAAGTTCGCCCTCAACGGTGCGCTGACCATCGGCACCGACGACGGCGCGAACGTCGAGATCCGCGAGCTCGTGGGCGACGACAACTTCTTCCTCTTCGGCATGTCAGAGCCCGAGGTCGAGGCGCTGTGGGCCAAGGGGTACCACCCGACGGAGTTCTACCAGGGTGACGACAACCTCCGCGGCGCGATGGACCTCATCGCGTCCGGAGCGTTCTCGGGCGGCGACCGGTCGGTGTTCGAGCCGATCGTCTCGAACCTCCTGTACGACGACCGCTTCATGGTGCTCGCCGACTACTCCTCCTATATCGAGGCGCAGGCGAAGGTCGATGCCGCGTACGCGGATCAGGATGCCTGGACCCGGTCGGCGATCCTCAACGTGGCGCGCACGGGCTTCTTCTCGTCGGACCGCTCGATCCGCGACTACATCGACCGCATCTGGCACACGCCGCCGGTGCTCTGA
- a CDS encoding glutamine amidotransferase: MKPFVLLATRAEDLPADEEYALFLRYTGLDEGSLRRVRLESEAMPDFDLDELSGIFVGGGPFNASDPPEKKSAVQHRVEAEFAALLDRVVARDFPFLGACYGVGTVGAYLGATIDRTYTEPISVVPVTLTEGGASDPLLAGMPRTFEAFVGHKEAISWLPERAVLLASSPTCPVQMFRVGRNVYATQFHPELDVEGITTRIHAYASHGYFAADELQLTLDAVRRAPVSHPSRMLGTFVERYAR, from the coding sequence GTGAAACCGTTCGTCCTTCTCGCCACCCGGGCCGAAGACCTCCCGGCCGACGAGGAGTACGCGCTCTTCCTGCGCTACACGGGGCTCGACGAGGGCTCGCTGCGTCGCGTGCGCCTCGAGTCCGAGGCCATGCCCGACTTCGACCTCGACGAGCTCTCCGGCATCTTCGTGGGCGGCGGGCCTTTCAACGCTTCGGACCCGCCCGAGAAGAAGTCGGCTGTTCAGCATCGCGTGGAGGCCGAGTTCGCGGCGCTCCTCGACCGAGTCGTCGCCCGTGACTTCCCGTTCCTCGGCGCGTGCTACGGCGTGGGAACGGTCGGCGCCTACCTGGGCGCGACGATCGACCGGACCTACACCGAGCCGATCAGTGTCGTGCCCGTGACGCTCACCGAGGGTGGCGCATCCGATCCGCTCCTAGCAGGGATGCCGCGGACCTTCGAGGCGTTCGTCGGCCACAAGGAGGCGATCTCGTGGCTGCCTGAGCGGGCCGTGCTGCTCGCGTCCTCCCCCACCTGCCCCGTCCAGATGTTCCGCGTCGGCCGGAACGTCTATGCGACGCAGTTCCACCCGGAGCTCGACGTCGAGGGCATCACGACGCGCATCCACGCGTACGCGTCCCACGGCTACTTCGCCGCCGACGAGCTGCAGCTGACGCTCGATGCGGTGCGGCGCGCTCCGGTGTCGCACCCGAGCCGGATGCTCGGCACTTTCGTGGAGCGCTACGCCCGGTAG
- a CDS encoding NAD(P)H-hydrate epimerase, producing MPETGDDTVTGRITVPAYTADQVRAAEQPLLEAGEPLMRRAAAALAHVVQGLVDEELDEHPEEDVRVLVLAGSGDNGGDALFAAAALQRAEVHVLSTGKRVHEKALATALAEGAELVQLTDVRDAEPVYDLVLDGILGIGAASDPALRGLAREVVETLLPAVRAADSRVVAVDLPSGLQPDDGTTADDAVLPASVTVTFGAAKAGLALGRGPEFVGEIVLVDLGLGDGLADDPAVAEASVARVIEG from the coding sequence ATGCCTGAGACCGGCGACGACACCGTCACGGGTCGCATCACCGTCCCGGCGTACACCGCCGACCAGGTCCGCGCCGCCGAGCAGCCACTGCTCGAGGCCGGCGAGCCGCTCATGCGCCGCGCGGCCGCGGCGCTCGCGCACGTCGTGCAGGGACTCGTCGACGAAGAGCTCGACGAGCACCCGGAAGAGGACGTGCGCGTCCTCGTGCTCGCGGGCAGCGGCGACAACGGCGGCGACGCCCTGTTCGCCGCGGCCGCTCTCCAGCGCGCGGAGGTCCACGTCCTGTCCACCGGCAAGCGCGTCCACGAGAAGGCGCTCGCCACCGCGCTCGCCGAGGGTGCCGAGCTCGTGCAGCTCACCGACGTGCGCGACGCCGAGCCTGTCTACGACCTCGTGCTCGACGGAATCCTGGGCATCGGCGCGGCGAGCGATCCGGCGCTCCGCGGCCTCGCGCGCGAGGTCGTCGAGACGCTCCTCCCGGCCGTGCGGGCCGCCGATTCGCGAGTCGTCGCGGTCGACCTTCCGAGCGGCCTTCAGCCCGACGACGGCACGACGGCCGACGACGCGGTGCTCCCAGCATCCGTCACCGTCACGTTCGGGGCCGCGAAGGCCGGCCTGGCCCTCGGCCGCGGCCCGGAGTTCGTGGGCGAGATCGTCCTCGTCGACCTCGGGCTGGGCGACGGACTGGCGGACGACCCGGCGGTGGCCGAGGCATCCGTCGCCCGCGTCATCGAGGGCTGA
- a CDS encoding YihY/virulence factor BrkB family protein produces the protein MAETAASVPKDRNLIQRVTAWALSTKPVRALLLYSEHRGPMLADSVTYRTLFSVFAGVLLGFSLAALWLAGNPTAWQALIDAVNAAIPGLLGEDGLIDPADIQAPAGLTFVGVIAFIGLIGAAIGAIGSLRTALHILADKVHDDVFWVWVILRNLALAIGIGAGLAAAGAITFLGTAGVNVILGWFGVGANEPVGLFAARAVTVVVVFALDAAAIAVLFVALSGVKPSARSLWSGSLFGALGLIVLQQLSGLFLGGASSNPLLASFASLIALLLWFNLSAQVILIASAYIITGVEEEADRVKARHGASTFAQRRVRRAEASVRVATEELQHARADEEKERANA, from the coding sequence ATGGCCGAGACCGCGGCATCCGTTCCGAAAGACCGCAACCTCATTCAGCGGGTCACCGCGTGGGCGCTGAGCACCAAACCCGTCCGGGCGCTGCTCCTCTACAGCGAGCACCGCGGCCCCATGCTCGCCGACAGCGTCACGTACCGCACGCTGTTCAGCGTCTTCGCGGGCGTGCTCCTGGGCTTCTCGCTCGCAGCGCTCTGGCTCGCGGGCAACCCGACGGCGTGGCAGGCGCTCATCGACGCTGTCAACGCCGCGATCCCGGGTCTCCTCGGTGAGGACGGCCTCATCGACCCCGCGGACATCCAGGCGCCCGCGGGCCTGACGTTCGTCGGCGTCATCGCCTTCATCGGACTCATCGGCGCGGCGATCGGCGCGATCGGATCGCTCCGCACGGCCCTCCACATCCTCGCCGACAAGGTGCATGACGACGTCTTCTGGGTCTGGGTGATCCTGCGCAACCTCGCGCTCGCCATCGGCATCGGCGCGGGCCTCGCGGCCGCCGGTGCGATCACCTTCCTCGGCACCGCGGGCGTCAACGTCATCCTCGGATGGTTCGGCGTCGGTGCGAATGAGCCCGTGGGGCTCTTCGCGGCGCGAGCGGTGACGGTCGTGGTGGTGTTCGCACTGGATGCCGCGGCCATCGCGGTGCTCTTCGTCGCTCTCTCGGGGGTCAAGCCCTCCGCCCGGTCGCTCTGGAGTGGATCGCTCTTCGGCGCCCTCGGGCTCATCGTGCTGCAGCAGCTGTCCGGACTGTTCCTGGGCGGAGCGTCGTCGAATCCGCTGCTCGCGTCGTTCGCGTCGCTCATCGCGCTGCTCCTGTGGTTCAACCTCTCGGCACAGGTCATCCTCATCGCGAGCGCGTACATCATCACGGGCGTCGAAGAGGAGGCCGACCGGGTCAAGGCGCGCCACGGCGCATCGACGTTCGCGCAGCGGCGAGTGCGGCGCGCCGAGGCATCCGTCCGCGTGGCGACCGAAGAGCTTCAGCACGCCCGGGCCGACGAAGAGAAGGAGCGCGCGAATGCCTGA